The following proteins are encoded in a genomic region of Rhodothermales bacterium:
- a CDS encoding SDR family oxidoreductase has translation MHLTDFEGKVALVTGAASGVGEAVARVFAARGASGLLVTDRQAERGALVARTLNAGGCPTLFVDGDLESVEACRRIVEVAYDRFGAVHVLVNAAGLSTRGSIYDTSVALWDRLMAVNVRAPFILTQACVNRMVEQRIEGAIVNVSSVVSTGGLPTLCPYAASKGALSVFTKNVAYAVMRHRIRVNALLLGWTDTPVEDVIQREVDQRGDDWREQASERLPFGRLIQPEEAARAIAWMASAESGLMTGSLVHFDQSVPGGGGVNWPAPGEAGTYPLDEEAAY, from the coding sequence ATGCATCTGACAGATTTTGAAGGAAAAGTAGCTCTGGTAACCGGGGCGGCGAGTGGTGTCGGCGAAGCGGTCGCCCGTGTATTTGCGGCGCGTGGCGCGTCGGGGCTGCTTGTGACGGATCGGCAGGCGGAGCGTGGTGCGCTGGTGGCCCGGACGCTGAACGCCGGCGGATGCCCTACCCTTTTTGTCGATGGCGACCTCGAAAGCGTCGAGGCGTGTCGACGCATCGTCGAGGTCGCGTACGACCGGTTCGGCGCCGTGCACGTCCTCGTGAATGCCGCGGGGCTGTCGACGCGCGGCAGCATCTACGATACGTCAGTGGCGTTGTGGGATCGGCTGATGGCCGTCAATGTGCGCGCACCGTTTATCCTTACGCAGGCCTGCGTGAACCGGATGGTCGAACAGCGGATCGAAGGGGCCATCGTCAACGTCTCGAGCGTGGTGTCCACGGGCGGATTGCCCACGTTATGCCCGTACGCGGCTTCGAAGGGAGCGCTGTCGGTGTTTACGAAAAATGTGGCGTACGCGGTGATGCGCCATCGCATCCGCGTGAATGCGCTGTTGCTGGGGTGGACGGATACGCCGGTCGAGGACGTGATCCAGCGTGAGGTGGATCAACGAGGGGACGACTGGCGCGAGCAAGCCTCTGAGCGGTTGCCTTTTGGCCGGCTCATCCAGCCCGAGGAGGCGGCGCGCGCCATCGCGTGGATGGCGTCGGCCGAATCGGGACTGATGACCGGGTCGCTGGTGCACTTTGACCAGTCGGTGCCGGGTGGGGGGGGCGTGAACTGGCCGGCGCCGGGTGAGGCCGGTACCTACCCACTTGATGAGGAAGCGGCATATTGA